Below is a window of Humulus lupulus chromosome 2, drHumLupu1.1, whole genome shotgun sequence DNA.
TGAAAATGAGTCGAGCACAGCGACAACTATAGACGAATCCTCTTGAAGTATTAGCTCAAGCGATTCAACCACAGTCTTATTGCTCTGATCACCGATAATCTCCGGCAACGACCCAATAATTTCTTTCTTCAAATGCAGAGGGCAAATTGAAAGAACTTGCATTAACTTCTCGGTGAAGGCATTAGGGTCAACGATGAAATCAAGCCACCGGAAGTGGTTAACGATAAGCCTGGCCACGTCATTTTCAAGCGACAACGATGACGATTCAGAATGTTCCGTATACACAGTAAAGTACTCCGGAAGTTTCTCAAGAAGCATGTTCTGAAGGTCTAGCTGAATGGATGGAACCAGCAACAAATGCCGGAATAAGCTCTCACCAGTCGAACCTAAACCATCGCTTCTCGAAGGCTTGAGAATCCTGAATAAAGAAATATCAGAATCTCACTTTGTTTACTTCCCCCtaatttacttaaaaaaataaaggcAAGGAAACAGACCTGTGGAGATTTTTCGGTGATTGAATGTAGGACGAGAGACCGGCGATAAAATCGGAGCGAAGAGCAGAGGCATTATCGGAAAATGAGAAAGAATGGTGAAGGTGGCGACGGAGTTTGTGGTGGTCGGTGGGAACACATGGCGGGCCGGAGGGATTGATGAGTGTACAGCCAGCCTCGGCAAGAATTGAGACCATCTTCTCGGTGACAGGGACTTCAACGGCGTCGTTTGGTGGAGGAGCATCGGCAGTGGCGGTGGATTTGGGGATTTTGGGAGGAGGGAAAGGGGAGACGAAGGAGGAAGAGGGTCGTTTGCGAGGAGTTTGTTTTTTGAGGAACACCATGTGGATGCAATTAGAAGTTTTCTTGTTTGGAGCTTTACTAAGGCTTCGTTTAGCTCTGTTCTCTGGTTCTACTTTTTCTTTTATTCCTTTTGAAAGTTCTGTGGTTCAACTTACTTCTATTGATTTGATACGGGGCGAGAGGGAAGGATGCAGAAGTGTCGGAAATGGGAGAAAGGGCGCCAAAGTTAGGATGGGGATGGTAGAAGtggaattttaaaatttatataaaattgCACTATATTCACGCCCAAAAATTTATAAATGCACCATTTATTTTTTCTTGACAaacttttttcttaaaaatatttaatatataattactaaactatatatttttaaatctttTTCTATTTGAATAAGTATATCAAactttattaattgaaaatatccTCCATCAAAAGATACAATAAAACAAAGGGAGCAAGCATCATTCTCTCTAATAATGCTATTGGTACACAAAACAAGATTCTCTAGCAAAAATGATGAGCAACTTTGTTTGCatatggttttacaaaaatacttAAAATGAACTTGCAGTCAATGATAACTAAACCAAAAGAAGAAACCATAGCACAACTCTGAATTGCCTACACCACATTCAAGTAATCAGACTCAAGGACCACTAAGGACCATGATTTACGTTTAAACCAGCTCAATGCTTGCTTCCTTCACTCTGAATGTTTCAACTTCCACCCGCTTCATCCTCCCCTCCTTTAAACGAGATACAACTTCAATTAACCTCCCATCATGGCCTCGAGCAACACAGCTAAAACCATATTTTCCTTCACCATCAAAGGTAGAAGCATCAACATTTACCTTAATCATATTTACTAGTGGTTTGGTCCAATGTTCTCTCCCATCTCCCTCTTGATGAATAATTTGAGATGGTTTTTGACCTCTACTTTGAGTAGCCAACCATTGATTAAGACGTGTTCTTGTTGATATCAGAACCTCATTTGCTAAAGTATGTTTCTGGTTCCAGACAATGTTGTTTATTTCCTTCCATAAATTCAAGCATGGCATTCCAACCTCAGCAACGGCAGTTGCATTCTCCGAGTTAAATATGCAACACAGCCATTCTACAAACTTCGAATGAACACCAGCAATAATACCTGTCGTAGCACTACACCCGGAACCTATATATATGTTggtattaatttgaataaaattagGGACGCAGCAAAAAAgggttgtaacgtcctactaatcaaAGACCGTTAcatttgtgtttaaaatagtactaAACTCGATAAGCAAGTCATTTAGACTTAAACGTATAATTAAAGTTAATAAATAGGTTAGGTAATAAAAAATTTGGCCAAAAGAGTAtcacttttcattaaaaagagtcaattaatacatgggatcctagAAAAGAGTTTATAAACAGGTACAGGATAAATAGAACACAAAATAgtcatcctaagcggcaaaataaacTATAGTTCTAGATCCTCAAAAGAAgtctcgaccatggtgatcgagtaggtcacatatgtacacatcaccctcgaagctttccaactcatggctactCCAGCTTCCCTTtggccttacctgcaccacgtagcacccgtgagccagggctcaacaaaaaaactcaaacacataTAGCAGATAGTCAACAGGACataaatcataattagcatgcttaGCAATCATAATCCAATTCAAGTAGGCATTCAATCCATCTATGCGGCCATAGAGCCAATCAAGCACATACCACACTCCTTTCTTCCAAGTGGCTATCGCACTTCCAAATTGGCCCAGTCATAATagtctaggctcaccccgagccgggtattaatcatTGTTGTGACTTAGTCGCTAATTGCTCAAAAGTACCGACTCCTACCGAATatatcaaatatatccacataatattgtgatctcaaacatataacacatataattacaaatataccatcaacagatcaaaattatgaaaatgccaatTGTAAACAAAAGTGGGtatttaagcacatttaatacacataaacatgtataggTAGTCAACATAAACAAAAGTAAAATCTAAGCGTGGGTCACAGCCTTCTCTCTCTCCATGGCGAGGAGAAGAAAGTCTATAGGAGCTGGTCAAAGTGGTTGTACCGGAGCTCCCTTCATCCAATGATCGAGATGATTTTCCGATTGCTGAGGAAGAGATTACTGAGAAGGTGGTTGATGCGTCTGAGGAGAAGAGGTCAGAACAAGGGATTTGTGACTCTGTTGCGAAGGTGATAGATGACAATGTTGGTTGTCGTAACTCGACGTCGTGGGATGCAGAGGTTGAAGCGCAGACATTCCAAGATTCTGCAAAAGAAAATTGGGCTCGTTTTAAGGAATCACTTCCATCTTTTGGTTGTACGAAGCTGCGATTTATGGATCTGATTCAGAGAGATGGCAAATTAGTAGCTCAATTGGATGTTGATGAGATCGAAGTGGAAGCTTCCTTCTAGAAGTCAGCTCTGATTTGTGTGGTGATAGGTGCTAATCCTCCCCTAGCTGTCTTTGAAGGGTTCATTAGGAGGATTTGGGGTAAAGTAGGTATTGACTGAGTGGCTCGAATGAATGCTGGCTTCACAATGGTAAAATTTAGAGATGAGGCCACAAGATATTTGGTGCTAGAATAAGGGGTAGTTCATTTTGACAAGAAACCTATAGTTCTTCGACCATGGAAAACCGATGTTGATTCTTTAAGGCCAGTAAAATCTGTGCCTATTTGGATTCGATTACCTGATCTTGGTTTGCAATATTGGGGTGTGAACTATTTGAGTTCTCTTGTTAGTACAATTGGTCACCCTATTATGGTAGATAAGGTTACAAAGGATAGGTCTATGATCAAGTTTGCTCGAGTCTTAGTTGATATGGAAATTGCTGATAACCTCCCTATGCATATCAGCTATCTTAATGAGAGAGGTCTCAGGTTATGGAACAGCCTATTGATTATGAGTGGTTACCTACCAAATGCACTAGTTGTAAGAAGTTGGGACACACTACTGCCTCTTGTAAACATGCTTCTGATGATGTTAGGAGGAAGAAAGAGCCACAGATCAAATCGATCAATGATTCAATTACAGAAGGTGGCAATGATACTGCTATTCCAAGTAGCAGTATCCAGGCTCAACAGGAATCTCAAGAAGTGCCTCACACCAATTCTGTTCCAAATGTTTCCAACTGGGTAACTCTGAGAAGACCTGGGATGATGAAAACCACTGATCTGACCCCTCCTGAGCTGCATAGGAACTCCTTCAGTGTTTTGCAAGAACAACAGAAGCACAGGATTGATCCAATTTTGACCTCTGATATGAATGGAATATTGCAATATACTGAGCTGTAATGTTAGGGGGCTGAATAAAAAGAATAAGCAGATGGAAGTATTGGATGTCTGCAGGTTGAATAAAGTAGGTATTGGGGCTTTGATTGAAACAAAGATCAAAGGGGACAAAATAAAGGATGTAATGACTTCTACCTTTGTTGGTTGGAATTATCGCAGTAGCCTTAACTTGTAGGGTAGAATTTTACTAATATGGAAAGCTAATTTGGTGAATATTGATATTCTTCAAGAGAGTGATCAGTTTTTACACAGTAGAGTTCGCTTGTTTGGTAGGAACCAAGATTTTTGTCTTACTATTGTCTATGGCTCAAGTAATTTGGAGGCTAGGAAAATGTTATGGTCTGATTTAACCACTTTACAGAGGCCTATAAAGCCTTGGATTCTTTTGGGATATTTTAATGTTGTCTTTAATGTGGATGATAGACTTGGTGGAAGACCTATTTCAGTGAAGGAAATGGAGGACGCTCGTCAGTGGCTAGCTTTAGGGATGGCTACTGAAATGAAGACTTTGGGGCCATCTTACACTTGGTCTAATAAACAAGAAGGGGGAGCTCGAATCTTCTCTAAGTTGGACAGAGTTTTTACTAATGAAAATTGGAGCGATGCATTTCCTTTGGCTACTGCTTTTTCTCAATGGGATGTGGTTTCAGATCACAGTTTTCTTCTTATTAAGCAAGTGGAAGTTAGAGGGTCGGGAGTGAAGCCTTTTCGGTTCTACAATATGTGGTCTACTCATGCTAAGTTTCGAGAGACGGTTTTAGCCAGCTGGCATAAACCTTTAGAGggccaatgtaacgccctggttactctaGGACcattacggtgaactttgaatcgtgaatttaactcgctaactgagttctttggttaaaaatgtgcttctaggtgttattaataggttaaggtggaaaaccaatcaaaaggaaatgatacattttatttaaaacataaaaattgttcatgggcctataaaaatgtttacaagttatttacgatacaaaatggtcattactgtgtaaaatttacaactcgccgatctaagcggaaaaaatagggtaaaccccctagttcccctgagaactccttggtcgtggtggtcaagcggccgcataagtacacatcaccacctaagctctccactcaaggctgggtgagcttttctttctctttacctgcaccacataacacccatgagccaaaacccagcaagaaaactcaataatgcatgtatataatatcaaatgatgatcatgataatcatacaaagctcatagccctgaacagatgagtgaatatcactttgtggttacattaaccatgaaggagcttatagctctaatcaaatgagtgatttaacacttgaggttctagtaaaccataatgagtgactgacgagcaagtcactagcttaaacaaatgagtgattgatgggtaaaGTCACTAGtgtaaacagatgagtgactgatgggtaagtcactagcttaaacagatgagtgactgatgggtaagtcactacggggctcgatTGATGgtcccaaaacaggtatgttttaaaaatttatactcacaagcgcacgaatcgtatatgaaatatagtgttcgtgtaagcacgagatcgaacccaaaggagttgtctaaaatcaaaaagaaaactattttaaaccaaaattaataaattctaacatagctccaaagattgatgagttttaatgttatgaacataaaataaaagattgaaaataaaactatttaagagaataaaaataaaccaataatgttttgaaaataagtgttaaaaggaaagattattaagatactagaatccacaaaatgtacgtttaataatatttattagtatattgattctcaagttttagtgatagttaaaataagttaaactatcattttccaaatagatttataattttaagcacaaattacttctaaaaagagaggatttttcttcacttttcaaaaagtataatttcaaagtatttaatgtgaatcaacctaatgaaacaaaaaaaaatcaaataacattatttataaggcaaaacatagtatttttgttctaagcattggatgcataaaatttaatgacacatcttatacaaagaatattatgttttgcaaaataaagaacaaagtgtaaatatgttctaacaataaaaaatacaagatatttaagatgaaagaatatatacgaggaagaaaaatccataaactttgttatattacaagggaaatcaacatacaacataaatattatctagttacaagttgcttcatcatgatcttaataatcttatgaaaaaaattagaaacacataactagaatagaaattacaaaataaatgaaatacatacttgaaaatgctattgaaaaacccaaaatggaagagagaatggtagagagaaaatggtagaaagaagatggtaacaaaaaattaagcaccttAAAATGGTCTtaaaagtccatatttatagccaaaatgagaacattaaaataataaacttaaatttattatattgattaaataaaataaatatggtatgtagaggtaaattatagggtgtaatgatgatttttgtggtgaaatatgtggaaaaattgggtaaaaagttgacatttttggacataggggacaaaaGGACATTGTGGGCTCAAGATGGTTGTTGGTGGCTGGTTGGGTGGTTGGGCAGGCGGTTGTGATAGCAACTGGGCCGTGGAGTTTGGGCCTAGGCCCGTGAAGGTGCTGGGAAAAAGCCACTCAAGTGGTGAGGTGCCAGGCGGGTCGTGGAGGGCCTGGGCTTGCTTGGCTGGAAGTGGCTGCTGGATGCTTCGGCTAGGGGCAAGGAGTGCACGGGTTGGAGAGCTGCTGGGAGCGTTTTGGTGCTTCGGCCCATGGTTGGCTTGCTAGGCAAAAGGGAAGGGGCAGGCGGGCCTGGGCTGGTGTAGCTGGCTGTTGGCGTGGGCCAGGAGGCTTGGATCAAGTTGGCTTGATATCTTCAAAATcatcaatttttctttcttttctttcaataCTAACActtttcgtttcttttctcttctttattttcaagcacAAAAATGCAATAAGTTCCctagaaaataaatataaaataaatcataataaaatattttcaactataaaataaatcaagttaattttttttaaatattaattataacttaatttatatttaacatttaagttcaataatataacatttttttacctcaaattaaacaacaataattaaaataattaactacaacattttacaacaaaataactataaaaacacacaaaaatatataaaatcaaaataaactcaataaattcaaaattaatttaaaacttaataaatcaattaaaaactcaagaattaagcaataattagcacataaaaagtggtacaataactctattttgtagagttatcatcggcccccatagccatgtgactaaacagtcatcggggctcgctggccctgactttaaatgactagcctttggctagacaagcgcttttagttttcatcaaacttgaggtcggtctgacattaatgctcatttgagtcattcaatgtagatgtcgattagatctaatctttgtcgacttgcgttaacacgctaagaccgttcttgacttatgagtcaataccatgtgaccagtgctcagtactactgccaaaattgactaatgagtcacagcttcacaattgatactgacaccattacCAATTCTGACTAtgtagtcagtgccatacactaGTGAGAaacatttgctaagcattcgatattcagtcaatgtccacatttaaacattcaacatgcctcatgaataaccatgcatgtcacatatggggtgcagttttcttacctctgattcgagcgagaattagcaaaagaacgatccttgagaacgatctgtcttttagtaccttagcggtcacctaggcataaccaaatatgagattccatcaataaaatgaataacaaggttcccgaaccaagacttagcctccgggacatcgaatcctactaaactgggtagtaggaacgatcccgaggcctaagatttgagttcccatgatcaaaacacttaTTTGACCTCAAAATCCCCTAAGCGTCACGGCCCCAATACCCTGAGTCGCGTCCCCCAGCCAAGACAGGGGCACCTGAAGCAAGCGTC
It encodes the following:
- the LOC133814573 gene encoding uncharacterized protein LOC133814573 codes for the protein MEQPIDYEWLPTKCTSCKKLGHTTASCKHASDDVRRKKEPQIKSINDSITEGGNDTAIPSSSIQAQQESQEVPHTNSVPNVSNWVTLRRPGMMKTTDLTPPELHRNSFSVLQEQQKHRIDPILTSDMNGILQYTELLNKVGIGALIETKIKGDKIKDVMTSTFVESDQFLHSRVRLFGRNQDFCLTIVYGSSNLEARKMLWSDLTTLQRPIKPWILLGYFNVVFNVDDRLGGRPISVKEMEDARQWLALGMATEMKTLGPSYTWSNKQEGGARIFSKLDRVFTNENWSDAFPLATAFSQWDVVSDHSFLLIKQVEVRGSGVKPFRFYNMWSTHAKFRETVLASWHKPLEGQCNALVTLGPLR